Sequence from the Aerococcus tenax genome:
TAGGCCTGGTACTGACCTCTCGCTTTCGGCCAGATCGCTTCTTGACCGGGTTTGTCCACTAATTTCTTACCCCAGGTTTCTAGGACCTGGTTGACGTAGGGGAGGATATTATGACAGTATTCCACACAGCCAAGGTAGTGGCCGTCTGCGTCATAGATTCCCTTAAAAGTACAGGTAATCCATTCCCCAGGAGAGGTGGATGAAATAAAGATTTTTTCACTCGTTTTCTCTTTGTTTTTGAGAGCGGCTAGGATATCTTTGACCTTTTGATGTTCCGCTTCTGGATAGTTATAGTTAATGTCTAGCCCCACCGAGGTCACGGTTTTAGGGTTGAGCATTTCATCAACATCATTCTTATAGTTGAAGTAAAGCAGGCGGTCTTCCTGGTCATAGTAGGCGACTTCGACAGGGATCTGCTTTAAGAAATGGTTCAAGTGAGAAACCGTAAGAATGCCGCGGTCTAAGCAGACATAGTCTTGTCCGCTGGCTGGCTCTTTAGCTTCCACTTCTTGAACCAACCAGTTATTATCTGGATAGATTTGGCTTTCCGACCGGTGGGGGGCTTGGGATCCCTGGGTCCAGTCGTCAAACTTCTTATCAACAAAGCGGGATGAGCGACTGTCTAGGATTACCTGAGGTTTAGACTTAGGATCAGCGGCCTCGTCATCGACCATTTCCTGGCCGGTCATCTGACAGTAATAGTCAACAATAGGTAAGTTATCTTGGACCCATTCCATGGTGCCTTCGTAGCTTCCGTCTGGGTTATAGAAGGCCCGGTGGTTATGGGTCACAAAACGTTCTGTTTCACTCCAATTAGACCGCAGGACCAC
This genomic interval carries:
- a CDS encoding PAS domain-containing protein codes for the protein MKYTDLEDLKVEHPVESPITDIDRSLDNWVEVAAEKTQAARASDAVKLDCGVLSVDQINQLLANIDHEVTTCDANNQYLFYNRHKPKEDMVAKRNPEAVGEALFNIHPERVAESVAKLIYEMRTHQVPRVVLRSNWSETERFVTHNHRAFYNPDGSYEGTMEWVQDNLPIVDYYCQMTGQEMVDDEAADPKSKPQVILDSRSSRFVDKKFDDWTQGSQAPHRSESQIYPDNNWLVQEVEAKEPASGQDYVCLDRGILTVSHLNHFLKQIPVEVAYYDQEDRLLYFNYKNDVDEMLNPKTVTSVGLDINYNYPEAEHQKVKDILAALKNKEKTSEKIFISSTSPGEWITCTFKGIYDADGHYLGCVEYCHNILPYVNQVLETWGKKLVDKPGQEAIWPKARGQYQA